The window CGCCAAGGAATTAACCGTGAACCCAACGAATTTAACTGTATTTTCGGTCGTGGCAATAATGTAATTAGAACCAACGTGACGAGTTCCATGCAAGAAGTTTTCCGTTGTAAACGGCCAGACCCAAATGTTTTGTCCTTTGAAGAGAGAATTACTGTCTCTCTTGAGATTGTACGTCCTGTTCCAGTGGTGGTACCTTCCGTGGCTTATTACACCCCGCCACGAAAGCTAGAAAATAATGAGAAGACAGAGAGAGCTCAACTTTGTGCATGTACCATGGTGTACAACGTTGGCAAGTTTTTGAAAGAATGGGTTTTATATCATTCAAGAATCGGGGTTGAAAAATTCTTATTATACGATAATGGTAGTGATGACGATTTACCAAAAGTTGTTGATGAGCTTGTTCAAGAAGGCTATGACGTGAAAACATATTTTTGGCTATGGCCTAAAACTCAAGAAGCTGGTTTTTCTCATAGTGCCATTTATGCTAAGGACTCTTGTTCTTGGATGATGTACATTGATGTGGATGAATTTGTCTATTCTCGACTATGGTCTAATTTATCCCGACCATCGAAATCATTGTTAccttctttgttaccaaatccgAGAAATTTACAAGAGCCAATTTCAGATAAGAAACAGGTCGCAGAAATTAGCATCCCCTGTTATGAATTTGGACCGTCGAACAAGAGGTCTCATCCGATAATGGGAGTAACACAAGGATACAATTGTAGAAGAAAAATGGAGAATAGACACAAGTCTATAGTATTTTTGGATGCAGTTGATCACTCTTTGCTTAATGTTATTCATCATTTCATATTAAAGCGAGGGTACAAGGGAAAGAAAATGAATGTAAATGATATGGTAGTGAATCATTATAAGTTCCAAGCTTGGCCTGAATTTAAGGCTAAGTTTAGAAGAAGGGTGTCAGCTTATGTTATTGATTGGACACAAGAATTAAATCCACATTCGAATGATCGAACTCCAGGATTAGGATTTAGTCCTGTTGAACCCAAAGGTTGGCCACAAAAGTTTTGCGAGGTATATGATAATGGTTTGAAAGATTTGACATGGAGATGGTTTGCAATCAAGTCTCCAACTCCAT is drawn from Nicotiana tomentosiformis chromosome 12, ASM39032v3, whole genome shotgun sequence and contains these coding sequences:
- the LOC104086976 gene encoding glycosyltransferase family 92 protein Os08g0121900-like; protein product: MPDWEVFVIVSPDYTPLIFTQEDPYVCVFNTGEVSPTIPAGELRFPARNLFKCEFPRRARRRLPFKQPMLMKSSQKKNNVTPFKQPELLRWTFLVYDSLTTDDDVVLFVKGLNNRQGINREPNEFNCIFGRGNNVIRTNVTSSMQEVFRCKRPDPNVLSFEERITVSLEIVRPVPVVVPSVAYYTPPRKLENNEKTERAQLCACTMVYNVGKFLKEWVLYHSRIGVEKFLLYDNGSDDDLPKVVDELVQEGYDVKTYFWLWPKTQEAGFSHSAIYAKDSCSWMMYIDVDEFVYSRLWSNLSRPSKSLLPSLLPNPRNLQEPISDKKQVAEISIPCYEFGPSNKRSHPIMGVTQGYNCRRKMENRHKSIVFLDAVDHSLLNVIHHFILKRGYKGKKMNVNDMVVNHYKFQAWPEFKAKFRRRVSAYVIDWTQELNPHSNDRTPGLGFSPVEPKGWPQKFCEVYDNGLKDLTWRWFAIKSPTPSRYRMAWQR